The DNA window CAACTGTTTGTCAGGAGAGATTGTTAAGGTGAATGATAAATGATAATTGATAATTGACGATTGATAGATTATTTTATGTTTTGGCTAAAGCCTTTTTCAATTGAGGTTGATATTAAGAAGATGAAGCACAATATGCATAAAGCTTTATAAATATTTTTCAATGATTGGGATTGCGATTTCGGCCATCATTCCATAGCCTTTTTCATTCGGGTGAACGCCGTCCGCAGAAAGTAAAAACTCTTTATCTTTCAGAAATGCTGTGTGGAAATCAATATATACCAGAGCGTATTCTGCTGCCAGATCTTTGAGAATCTTATTATAAACAACAACTTCTTCATTGGTTCTTAATTTTCCTGATCCCACCACTACTCCATCTATTTTTTGAGAAACAGGAAGAATACTTACCAGATAAATATCATTGGAAAACGGCTTTACCTGCTGAATTGCAGCTTTTATATTATTTTTAAAAGTTTCAGGATTTACGATATGAGCACCGTCTTTTATGGCAAGATCATTAGCTCCGTAGCCCAAAAAAACTAAATTCCCGTCCTGAGAATTTCTTGCACTGAGATCATGAGGCAGTCGCTTCAACAATCCTTCGGTACTTTCTCCTCCAATTCCTAAATTGAAAAGGATTAATTCATCCCCATTTCCTTCATGAAACTTTTGGAGTGCATATCTTTTCAGAATATCAACCCAACCTCCAAAAACGCCATCATATTCTCCATACGTTATACTGTCCCCAAAGAACAGTCCATACACTATTTTCTTCATTCAATTAATTCTTTTGTTTTTTTGATCTTAACTCTTCATAATCCAGAGATTAAAATATTTTTCAAAGTAAAATAAAATCTACCGAATCCAGCTAATCTGCGAAAGATTTTTTACCATAGAATTGTGTTGAAAGAATTTTGAACCCTTAAGAGTTTTTAAGCAATGAGTTAAATATTCATCTTTGATGAACCCTAATGGTTTAAATTCTGTTTATTTTTTACGCAAAGGATTTATTATCATTCCGTAGATTTCAGGAAGCAAAGGTGCAATCAACAAGTTGATTAGATAAAGCAGGCTGTAGAGTATTGAAAATAGTGAATTATTACTGTTCGAAATTTTCACTCATTACTCATCAATCCAACGTCAAAATAATATTCTTGTGTGATTCGATAATTTCTATCAGAATATCAAACAATGTTTGTCCTTTCCCTTCGTTCAAATCATTCAGTTTTTGCTGAATCAGCTCTATGTTAAAAGGTTTCCCCTGTTTGATTTTATTTTCATAAAATTCCTGAGTTACCTTTAAACCGAGATCTTCTCTTGATTTTTCTGATTCTTTCCAAAGAATTTCAATTTCTTCATGATTTTCAAAAACTCCGAAACCTCCGTACAAGATATCATCAAAGCCATCCAGCGTTCCCACTTTCCAGTCTGTATCTTTCATCAGAATTTCAGAAGCTTCTTCATAGAAACCTTCTAAAGATGAAAAATGACCGCCATGAATGACGATCATTTTTCTATTATTTTTATTTGAAGTATTCAACACCGTTTTTGAATATATTGTGGTAATTCGCGGTTGGTATGTTCTTCATAAGACCGTCTGTGAAACGTTCCGGGTGTCCCATTCTTCCGTAGATCTTTCCACATGGGCTGGTAACTCCTTCAATTCCGAATAATGAGTTATTGGGGTTGAAAGGCATTCCGTGGGCGATGTTTCCATCAAAGTCTATGTATTGGGTAGCGATCTGTCCGTTTTCATACAATTTCCTTATCTCTTCTTCTGAAGCTATGAAACGTCCTTCCCCATGAGAGATTGGAATCGTGAAAGTCTGATCTTTCATTCCTTTTAACCAAGGGCTTTCGTCATTCACCACTTTTACGGTTACCATTTGAGAAATGTGTCTTCTGATCGCGTTGTGAGCTAGGGTTGGAGAGTTTTCATCCAAATCTTTGATTCTGCCATACGGCAATAGTCCTGATTTAACCAAAGCCTGGAAACCATTACAGATACCGATGATCATTCCGTCTCTGTCTAATAACTCGTGAACGGCATTTCTCATCTTCTCGTTTTTCAACATGTTAACAATGAATTTTGCAGAACCGTCCGGCTCATCACCTGCGGAGAAACCTCCTGAGAATGCTAAAATCTGAGATGTTCTGATTTCTTCCACCCAGGCATCTATGCTTTCTTCCAGCAACTGGTGATTGATATTGATTAAAGGTAAACTGCTTACCACAGCACCTTCTTTCTGGAATGCGTTCAATGTATCATACTCACAGTTGGTTCCCGGGAACACCGGAGCAAAAACTTTAGGTTGTGCAATTCCGTGTTTTTGAATGATGATATTTCGTGGGTTGATAGAGTTTGATTTCTCATCAATTTCAACCGTGATCTTTTCTTTTTCTACTGTTGGGAAAAGGTTTTCGAATGTACCAGTAAAGCTGGATTCGAGATTTGAAATTTGAAATTTGAAATTGTTGATGGTTAAAATCTCATCCGCAACCACATTTCCAATCAACTGAATTCCTGCTGAGCTTAATTCTTCTTTTGATTCGATGATTAAACTACCGATATTTTTAGCCAGCAATGTATTTTCATCCACATTGATTTCTGCTCCTAATCTGTTTCCGAAACTCATTTTTGCCAATGCTACGGCAACACCACCCTCTTTCACTGTTTTTACAGAAACGATTTTTCCTGCTTTAATATTTTCAAAAATAAATTCAAAAACTTCTTTTAAAGCTTTATAATCCGGAAGTCCGCTTTCTTGTGCAATATGGTTGAAGAAATATAGTTTGTTTCCTGCATTTTTCAATTCAGGAGAGATAATATTCTGTTTTTCTCCGTTGGCACAGGCAAAAGAAATCAGTGTTGGCGGTACGTTCAGATCCTGGTAGGTTCCACTCATTGAATCTTTACCTCCAATTGCCGCTAAACCAAGGTTGATTTGTGCATCATAAGCTCCTAGTAAAGAAGCCAGAGGTTTACCCCATTTTTCTGGAACCTGTCCTAATTTTTCAAAATATTCCTGGAAGCTTAATCTGATATTTTTATAATCTCCTCCCATAGCAACGATCTTCGCCACACTTTCTACAATGGCGTAAGAAGCTCCTAATAAAGAGTTTTGTTTTGAAATTTCAGCATCAAAGCCCCAGCTCGCCAAAGAAACGGTTTTAATATCTTTAGCTCCCAGGATAGGCAGCGTCTGAACACTTCCTTCCATTAGAGTCTGCTGATATTTACCTCCTAAAGGCATTGCTACCGTGGTTCCTCCTACTGAAGAATCGAACATTTCCAATAGTCCTTTTTGAGAGGCTACGTTTTTATCTTTTAAAGCGTTCAGGAAGTTTTCTTCCGTGAATGCTTTGGTTTCTTCTTTTACTTCTCCAAGATGGTTGATTTTTACCGTCTGGGATTTTGAACACCCGTTGGTATCAAGAAATGCTCTTGAAAGGTCTACAATTTTGTCTCCTTTCCAGAACATCTGCATTCTTCCTGAATCTGTCACTTTTGCTACTTCAACGGCAACAATGTTTTCAGCTTCACAGAATTTGATGAACTGCTCTTTATCTTTCGGATCTACAACAACAGCCATTCTTTCCTGAGATTCGGAAATCGCCAGTTCTGTTCCGTTTAATCCTTCATATTTTAATGGTAATACATCAAGGTTTACTTCTAAAGAGTCTGCAATTTCACCAATCGCTACAGAAACGCCTCCTGCTCCAAAGTCATTTGATTTTTTGATCAGCTTTGTTACTTCGGAATTCCTGAATAATCTCTGGATCTTACGCTCTTCTACGGCATTTCCTTTCTGAACTTCTGAGCTCATGGTATGGATAGAAGTTTCATCCTGCTCCTTTGAGCTACCACTTGCTCCACCAACACCATCACGACCTGTTGCACCTCCTAAGATGATAATGGAATCACCTTTGGCAGGCTTTTCACGTCTTACCCAATCTACAGGAACGGCTCCGGTTACGAAACCAACCTCCATTCTTTTTGCCTTGTAGCCTTCATCATAGATCTCAGAAACCATGGTTGTAGCCAGACCAATCTGGTTACCATAAGATGAATATCCGTTGGCAGCCTGTTTAGTAATCGTTTTCTGAGGTAGTTTTCCCGGTAATGTTTTATCTACAGATTCTAAAACGTCTGCTGCACCGGTCAATCTCATTGCCTGGAAAACAAAAGATCTTCCTGATAAAGGGTCTCTGATTGCCCCTCCCAAACAAGTTGATGCCCCTCCGAAAGGTTCAATTTCCGTCGGGTGATTGTGCGTTTCATTTTTGAATAATAAATACCAGGGTTCTTTTTTACCGTCGTATTCTGCTTCAATCTGAATGGTACAAGCATTGATTTCATCAGAGATGACAAGGTTATCAAGGTTTCCGGTTTTATGGAAATATTTACCGCATACTGTTCCCAGATCCATTAAAGAAATTGGTTTCAGCTCACGGCCTAAAAATTTTCTTTTTTCGATATAATCATTGAAAATGGTTTCCAATGTATGTTTGAACTGTCCTTCAAAACTGATATCTGACAATTCTGTTTCAAAAGTAGTGTGACGACAGTGGTCGCTCCAATACGTGTCTAAAACTTTTAATTCAGTTTCCGTAGGGTTTCTCTGTTCGGTTTTAAAGTATTCCTGAATGAATTTCAAATCATCCAGCCCTAATGCAAAACCGTGATTATTATAAAAACGTTCAAGTTCAGCATCATTAAAGTTGATAAAGTTTTCGTGAACGATCACTTTTGAAGGCACTTCATCTGCCGGAATATCCAGTATAGACAAGTTTTTTTCCTGAGATTCTACCTTATTGATCAAAAGTTCTTTGATGGTCACCAAATCGGTATCCGAAACTCCTTCAAACTCGATCAGCTTTCCACTTCTTACTTTTGATTTTTCATTTTCCGTCAATAAAGCGATACATTGTTGTGCAGAATCTGCTCTCTGATCGTATTGACCGGGCAGAAACTCCATTCCGAAATGGATGCTCTTTGCAGGGTTTTCTGAATGTAAAATATCAGTAACAGGGTCTACGAAAGTATTATTTACTACTTTTTCAAATTCTCCGTCATTCAAATTGAAAATATCATACACATTGTAGACTTTTACGCTTTGAACTCCCGGTACAACCGCTTTTACTTCATCAAAAATTTTTGGACTTTCAACATCGAAAATTCCTCTTTTTTCTACGAAAATTCTTTTGTTTTGAGACATTAGATGTCAGATTTTATTTAATATTAGATTTATTTTCTTTTTACTTTTTCTGAGTTCAGAGCATTTATACAAAATGTTGTTTGTTACCTCATCTGTACGAACAACTCTTTTTAGATATTCTTATCCGACTCCCATTTTGAGTACAAATTTAATCTTTTTCCTTTCTTTAACCTCGATCTTTTTCCTATAATGCTATTGTCAGATTATTATGGTCTGTTCCATCGGTATTAGTCGCTGTTTTGGGTGCTCTTGTCCACCCATCTTTATTGAATACAAATTTAAACGGATATGTTTTTCCTTTTTCAAATCTGGAGACAGGAATTTCCAGTTCAAAATGATCATTTCCTTTTTTTATCATCTGATATTCTTTATCTTCCGGATTCCAGTTATTGAAATCTCCGGCTACTGCGATTGTATTGATAAGGTCCGCATTCAAATTCTTCGGATGGATATAAGAAAAAATGACTTTATTTCCCTTCACCGAATACCCATATACCTGCTTTTCTTCTGGTACCGAAATTAAATCATCAACTAAATCTGACGCTGTATTATACAACACGTCAAAGGTTTGTGGGCCGCTGATATTGACAATCAGACAAATACCGATATTTAACTCAGGATATATGGTAAACCATGTTTGTGTTCCATAAGAGCCACCATGTTTATATGCTGTTTTTCCTTTATCACTTATATAATACTGATCCCAGAAGTACCCGTTCCAACCTTTTTTACTGTTGTCAATATTTCGTTGTGATTCCTGTACTATTTTATTTTTTGAATCAAGTTCTTCTTGTAGAAGCTTCACCATATCTTCCATGGTCGATTTGGTTTTGGCTCCTCCCGCTCCCCACAACTCACTTTTTGAAACCGGCATCAGACGATAATTACTGTGATAACCACTTGCCTGAACTTCATTTTTATCTAATTGTAATTTGGTATGATTCATTCCTGCTTTTGAAAAAATATTTTCTTTTAAAAGGGTTTCATAACTTTTTCCATATATATTTTCAAGCATCATCCCTGCAAGTTCCAGACTCAGGTTGCTGTATCTGTATTTTATTCCCGGTAGTGTATCTAGTTTAACAGTTGCCAGGTCCCTTTTAAAATCTTCTTTTGTATAATTTTCATTTAA is part of the Chryseobacterium lactis genome and encodes:
- a CDS encoding SGNH/GDSL hydrolase family protein, encoding MKKIVYGLFFGDSITYGEYDGVFGGWVDILKRYALQKFHEGNGDELILFNLGIGGESTEGLLKRLPHDLSARNSQDGNLVFLGYGANDLAIKDGAHIVNPETFKNNIKAAIQQVKPFSNDIYLVSILPVSQKIDGVVVGSGKLRTNEEVVVYNKILKDLAAEYALVYIDFHTAFLKDKEFLLSADGVHPNEKGYGMMAEIAIPIIEKYL
- a CDS encoding serine hydrolase — translated: MKNLLLLVFVLMFVKNHAQNDQTVYSIINTNARKLAQKSGAYSVSIGIVKNGKVYTRHFGEIDKGNGNKADDHTYFEIASVTKLLTGQLLAQAVLEGKVNLDDDIRKYLKGSYPNLEYKGVPVKVKNMISFRTALPRNLPNDDALRKNMTDETPFLYNKLNENYTKEDFKRDLATVKLDTLPGIKYRYSNLSLELAGMMLENIYGKSYETLLKENIFSKAGMNHTKLQLDKNEVQASGYHSNYRLMPVSKSELWGAGGAKTKSTMEDMVKLLQEELDSKNKIVQESQRNIDNSKKGWNGYFWDQYYISDKGKTAYKHGGSYGTQTWFTIYPELNIGICLIVNISGPQTFDVLYNTASDLVDDLISVPEEKQVYGYSVKGNKVIFSYIHPKNLNADLINTIAVAGDFNNWNPEDKEYQMIKKGNDHFELEIPVSRFEKGKTYPFKFVFNKDGWTRAPKTATNTDGTDHNNLTIAL
- a CDS encoding phosphoribosylformylglycinamidine synthase, which encodes MSQNKRIFVEKRGIFDVESPKIFDEVKAVVPGVQSVKVYNVYDIFNLNDGEFEKVVNNTFVDPVTDILHSENPAKSIHFGMEFLPGQYDQRADSAQQCIALLTENEKSKVRSGKLIEFEGVSDTDLVTIKELLINKVESQEKNLSILDIPADEVPSKVIVHENFINFNDAELERFYNNHGFALGLDDLKFIQEYFKTEQRNPTETELKVLDTYWSDHCRHTTFETELSDISFEGQFKHTLETIFNDYIEKRKFLGRELKPISLMDLGTVCGKYFHKTGNLDNLVISDEINACTIQIEAEYDGKKEPWYLLFKNETHNHPTEIEPFGGASTCLGGAIRDPLSGRSFVFQAMRLTGAADVLESVDKTLPGKLPQKTITKQAANGYSSYGNQIGLATTMVSEIYDEGYKAKRMEVGFVTGAVPVDWVRREKPAKGDSIIILGGATGRDGVGGASGSSKEQDETSIHTMSSEVQKGNAVEERKIQRLFRNSEVTKLIKKSNDFGAGGVSVAIGEIADSLEVNLDVLPLKYEGLNGTELAISESQERMAVVVDPKDKEQFIKFCEAENIVAVEVAKVTDSGRMQMFWKGDKIVDLSRAFLDTNGCSKSQTVKINHLGEVKEETKAFTEENFLNALKDKNVASQKGLLEMFDSSVGGTTVAMPLGGKYQQTLMEGSVQTLPILGAKDIKTVSLASWGFDAEISKQNSLLGASYAIVESVAKIVAMGGDYKNIRLSFQEYFEKLGQVPEKWGKPLASLLGAYDAQINLGLAAIGGKDSMSGTYQDLNVPPTLISFACANGEKQNIISPELKNAGNKLYFFNHIAQESGLPDYKALKEVFEFIFENIKAGKIVSVKTVKEGGVAVALAKMSFGNRLGAEINVDENTLLAKNIGSLIIESKEELSSAGIQLIGNVVADEILTINNFKFQISNLESSFTGTFENLFPTVEKEKITVEIDEKSNSINPRNIIIQKHGIAQPKVFAPVFPGTNCEYDTLNAFQKEGAVVSSLPLININHQLLEESIDAWVEEIRTSQILAFSGGFSAGDEPDGSAKFIVNMLKNEKMRNAVHELLDRDGMIIGICNGFQALVKSGLLPYGRIKDLDENSPTLAHNAIRRHISQMVTVKVVNDESPWLKGMKDQTFTIPISHGEGRFIASEEEIRKLYENGQIATQYIDFDGNIAHGMPFNPNNSLFGIEGVTSPCGKIYGRMGHPERFTDGLMKNIPTANYHNIFKNGVEYFK
- a CDS encoding ribonuclease inhibitor, which gives rise to MIVIHGGHFSSLEGFYEEASEILMKDTDWKVGTLDGFDDILYGGFGVFENHEEIEILWKESEKSREDLGLKVTQEFYENKIKQGKPFNIELIQQKLNDLNEGKGQTLFDILIEIIESHKNIILTLD